In Macadamia integrifolia cultivar HAES 741 chromosome 12, SCU_Mint_v3, whole genome shotgun sequence, the following are encoded in one genomic region:
- the LOC122094745 gene encoding G-type lectin S-receptor-like serine/threonine-protein kinase LECRK2, producing the protein MSSNAAFPHILFFSSLLFPLFLAASQASNVTFGNHLIAADGGSPWTSPSSDFAFGFPHLEDDNSFLLCIWFYQIPKQTIVWYVNGTGNPAPKNSKIELTTGGQLQLTDPTGQELWKAEIINSSNVAYAAMLGNGNFVLESKDFVHIWENFNQPTDTILPGQKLQVGRNLSSRLTNTNYSQGRFQFQLLQDGTLQINLVALPSYTPYDPYFTIGANPPDNRSRLVFNVSGRLYIKRSNGSIDDLSPINTYPVADFYDRATLDVHGAFYLYTHPRSSSGGREESYCRAVNGIPARECPPEYSQIDSNSSLSGCKPNIPLVCEEDESGFPEALFEFTELCSTDWPLADYERLGPVTEEHYKNSSEKVIV; encoded by the exons ATGTCTTCCAATGCTGCCTTTCCTCACATTctgttcttctcttcccttctttttcccctcttcttgGCTGCCTCTCAAGCTAGTAATGTGACCTTCGGTAACCATCTCATTGCTGCCGATGGAGGCTCTCCATGGACTTCACCTTCTAGTGACTTTGCCTTCGGGTTTCCCCACCTTGAAGACGATAACTCCTTCTTGCTCTGCATCTGGTTCTACCAAATACCAAAACAAACCATCGTTTGGTATGTCAATGGTACTGGTAACCCAGctccaaaaaattccaaaattgaGCTTACTACAGGTGGCCAACTCCAGCTTACCGACCCCACAGGCCAGGAGTTATGGAAGGCTGAAATCATCAATTCCAGCAATGTTGCTTATGCTGCCATGCTTGGCAATGGCAACTTTGTGCTTGAAAGTAAGGATTTTGTTCACATATGGGAGAACTTCAACCAACCTACAGACACCATTTTGCCTGGACAGAAACTGCAAGTGGGTCGCAATCTTTCTTCTCGGCTGACGAATACTAATTACTCACAGGGAAGGTTTCAGTTCCAATTGCTCCAGGATGGAACGCTCCAGATCAATCTTGTCGCCTTGCCGTCTTATACCCCTTACGATCCTTACTTCACTATTGGAGCTAATCCCCCTGACAATCGTTCGAGGTTGGTCTTCAATGTATCAGGCCGTCTTTATATAAAGAGAAGCAATGGAAGCATTGACGATCTCTCACCAATCAACACATACCCAGTTGCTGATTTCTATGACAGGGCGACCCTTGATGTTCATGGAGCATTTTATCTTTACACTCATCCAAGGTCTTCTAGTGGGGGTAGGGAAGAAAG CTACTGCAGAGCTGTTAATGGGATTCCCGCACGTGAATGCCCACCTGAATACTCCCAAATTGATTCAAATAGCAGTCTTAGTGGCTGCAAACCAAATATCCCACTCGTATGTGAAGAAGATGAATCGGGTTTCCCTGAGGCTCTGTTTGAGTTCACGGAATTGTGTAGCACAGATTGGCCATTGGCTGATTACGAAAGGCTTGGGCCTGTTACTGAAGAGCACTACAAGAATTCTTCAGAAAAAGTAATTGTCTGA